GGATTTGCGATGACTGCCCAAATCGACCGACCGGCCGCGATACCCCCGTCGCACGCCCGCCAGCCGTCCTGGCAGGACACGTGGTGGTATCGCCGCCGGCACCTGCTCGGGCTGCTGATTCTGCTCGCAGCCACCGCAACCCTGTATTTGTGGAACCTGACCGCAAGTGGTTACGCGAACACGTTCTACGCCGCGGCGGTGCAGGCAGGCACCAAGGACTGGACGGCGTGGTTCTTCGGATCACTCGATTCCGAGAACTTCATCACCGTGGACAAGCCACCGGCCGCACTGTGGGTGATGGGACTGTCGGCCCGTCTGTTCGGGTTCTCGAGCTTCAGTCTTCTGCTTCCGCAAGCCTTGATGGGTGTCGCCGCAGTGGCGACGGTGTATGCCTCGGTCAAGCGGGTCGCGAATCCCACTGCCGGCCTGCTCGCCGGCTTCACTCTGGCGTCCGTTCCTGCCGCCGCGCTGATGTTCGATTTCGACAATCCCGACGCGTTGCTGGTGCTGCTCATGACTCTCGGCGGATACTTCGTCGTGCGCTCTCTGCAGACATCGGCCGGTCGACGGGCCGCGATGTGGCTGGCCTTCGCCGGCGTGGCGCTCGGGTTCGCGTTCCTGACGAAGATGTTGCAGGGGCTGCTGGTGTTGCCGGCGTTCGGTCTCACGTATCTGGTTGCCGGACAGGCGCAATTGCGCGCACGACTGCTGCATCTGGTCGGTGCGTTCGCGGCATTGATCGCTGCCGCCGGCTGGTGGGTGGTGACGGTTCAGCTGTGGCCGGAAAGTGCGCGCCCGTACATCGGCGGGTCCACCGACAACACCGTGATGGATCTGGTGCTCGGCTACAACGGGCTCGGTCGTATCTTCGGTAACACCGGTGGAGGCGGCATGGAGGCTCCAGCCGGAATGAGCGCGGGGGCAGCAGGATCGAGCTTCGGAGGGTCGACCGGTCTGGACCGCCTGTTCGGCAGTGAAATGGGAATCCAGATTTCGTGGCTGATCCCTGCTGCTCTGGTGGCGCTGGTCTTCGGTCTGATTGCTCGTGGTCGAGCGCCGCGGACCGACCTGCTGCGTGCATCCCTGATTCTGTGGGGCGGTTGGTTCTTGGTGACGGCGCTGATCTTCAGCTACATGTCCGGCACGATCCACCCGTACTACACGGTCGCGCTCGCTCCTGCACTTGCGGGCATGATCGGAACCGGCGGCTACGCACTGTGGCTTCGGCGCGAATCCATCTGGGGCAGAGCGGGTATGGCGGCGATGATGATTGCGGCCGGCACCTGGAGTTGGGTGCTGCTGCACCGCAACGCGGATTGGCTGCCGGCGTTGAAATGGATTCTGTTGGCGGGAACCATCGTTGCGGCCGTGATGATTCTGCTCGCCGGGCGGTACCGAAAGCTCACTGCCGCTGCGTTGATCCTCGGAGCCGTGGCCGGTCTCGGCGGTGGCGCTTCCTATGCGATCGCCACGACGACGAATGCGCACAGTGGATCCATCCCCACCGCGGGCCCGACCGGTGCAGTCACCGACGGCGGAATGGGTGGTGGTGCTCCTGGTGAGACACGAGCCGGTGAGATGCCCAGCGGTGAAATGCCCAGCGGTGAGATGCCCAGTGGTGCAATGCCAAGTGGCTCAGCACCGGATGGTACTGCGGCTGGCGTTGCCGCCGACGCGGCCGATCTTCCAGCCGGCTTCGGCACCGGTGACGGTGCCACGGCTGGTGGCACGGGCGGTATGGGTGGCATGGGCGGTGAGTCCAACGAAGAGTTGACGACGCTCCTCGAGTCCACGTCGACGACATGGTCTGCTGCAGTGAACGGTTCGCAGTCGGCTGCGGGGTACGAGTTGGCGTCCGATACGGCAGTGATGGCGATCGGTGGATGGAGCGGCGATCCTGCCCCGACACTCGACGAATTCATCCAGTACGTCTCCAACCACGAAGTCGCCTACTACGTGTCGGGCGGAATGGGTGGCGGCATGGCTCGTGGGGGAATGGGCGGCGACTCGACGAGCACTTCCTCGCAGATCCAGGAATGGGTCGAGGCGAACTTCACCGCCAGCACCGTCGGTAGCGCGACGGTGTACGACCTCAGTACCTACACGGGCTGACACCCGGACACCGATCAGGCACAGTTGTTCCACCGCAGACACTTCGACTGCGGTGGAACTTCTGCGTACTGACCCGAGATCCATCAGAAGGGCGGAGGATCACCGTCGGACGCTGACGTAGGTACTGGCGCGGGCTGCGGCTGAACGATCCCAAAGCCCGAGGTATCCGCCTGCATCGCTTGACCTTTGGGCCTGCGATAGACGGCGGGCAGATGGCTCAGGTCTGCGAGTTGCGTGGTGCCGGGAACAGTGATCGCTGTGGTGCCGGCATTCGAGACCCAGAACTCGACACCATCGGCGAGCATCACCGGTGTCCACAGCCCCATGGTCTTGAGACTGTGGTGATAGCGACACAGGCAATGCAGATTGGTGTCGATGGTCCAGCCACCGGTCGCAGGATCGCGATGAAAGTACGGCACGATGTGGTCGATCTCGCATTGCTGGGCCGCGACATCGCAGCCCGGGTGCCGACAGGTGCGGTCGCGATATCGAATGCGTTCTGCAAGTGAGACAGTCGGCCGATAGACGAGGGCTCCGGGTGGCGGCAGCAGCAGACCTCCGTGACCGTCCGGGTGCAGGGCGAGCCCAAGAGTTGGATCGGCGGCGATTGCTGCTTCGAGTTCTGCAACAAAGGTGTAAGTGCCCCGATACGGAGTGACGACACAGCTGTTCCGTGGTGGAGGCGCGGAAGTCTGCGATCTGGGCGGGCAAGGAATTGCGGCGCCGTCTCGGCGACGTCCGCGCCCCAGAGGATGAAACATCATGTGTGACCCGCTGCCCTCGGACCTGCTGTTCTTTGTCTTGCGTACCTTCGATCCTCTGGACTTCTTCTGGTCACCTCTCGATCCGCTGTGGTTCATCCTGCTGCTGCCGCTGTCGGCCCTGCTTTCTGCACCCTTGTCGTCAGTGTCAGTGTCAGTGTCAGTGCCAGTGCCAGTGTCGGTCTCGAGGTCGATGAGCGACTCCAGGTCTTCGCCGTAACCGAGTGCCTCGGCAAGGTTGCGTGCCTCGGTGAGAAGAATTTGCCAGTGAGCGTTGTCGGCGAGTTCGCGGGCGTACTCGGCATCGATGGTGCCGTGGCCGGCCAGGTGGGCAGGATCGGACAGCAGACCGGCGAGAGTGGCGAGATCGACAGTGATCACGGTCAGTGGGGCGCGTCGATCGGGCCGCGCGGTATCGGCCGTACACGGATTGTCGTCATCGGGTTCGCACATGCATTCCATCGACGACTCTTGCTGCAGCAGAGCCACATACGCGGCCGCACGCTTCTGTCCTCGGGTACGCGGATCACGTCGGCACACGGTCGCGGCCATCTCGTTGATCAACTGCCAGGCAGCTGCGGCGTCGGCGGCGGTGAGATCGGCCTTGAGCGTCGAGAGCACGTCCTTGTCGGTGTAGGTGACGTTGGTATGCCGTTCCAGGTCGTTGCGTAAAGCGGCCGCTTGCTCGGGTGCGATGCGGTACATGATCGACCAGATTTCGGTCGCGAGCGGACCGGGCGGCAGGCGTCGGGCAGCGCGCAGAACCTCGCCTTCGACGGCGGCCGCCGCGTCCTGCGTCAGATTGTGGGTACAGCGGTATATCGCACGGACTCGGGGCAAATCGAGTTCGCCGGCCTCGAATGCGGCCGCGATGGAAGGAAGTCGAAGCCGAAGGTCCATCCCGACCTCGGCGTACGTGTTCGCGACGGTCTTCGAGCAGCCCAGAACGTGCGCAATTTCGGAAGCCGCATAGTTGCCCGCGTCCTGAATGACATCACCGACGAGCACGTTCTGATGAATGCAAGTATCCCAGATGGCGGCGGCCAGAGCGACCTTGCGAGCGCACGCCTGGTTCTCCAGAATCGTGACATCCCGCATCTCGGCCAACGAAGCAGGCGCGATGTACGGCTTCGATTGCGGCCCGAGATAGGCCGCGAATCGACTGCGTGCAGGTGTGGTCACTGTGTCTTCGCCCCCCCGGCAGATGTTCCGACCAACTATAGAACGTATGTTCGATGGTACCGAGATGTGAACCAGCCGTCAACCCCAATCATGTTGCAATGAAGAAGGTTTGGAGATGAAGTGTCAATACACCCACTCACCGACAACGCTGTTTGACCCGGACGTCGCGTCAGGCCTCAGGATGGTGATCATGAACGAGAACTACCCCGCCTTCGAGGTGAGATCCGTACCGATTCCGGGCCCAGACGCCACCGCGCCCGAGCTGTTTCGTGGCCTGTACGGCATGCCCATGTTCGTCACAATCCCCACGGCGAATCTCGCGGAGTGACCGAATTCTGGATCGATGCTCTGGGTGTCCTCGAGTTCTTCGCGATCCCCGGTCGACTGGTTCACCTGCGTCCTCGACCAGCTCGACGCCATAGTCGAGACCTACACATAAATCCGACCCGGCTCGGTTGCCGGGCCGCACACTCGACCATGGAATTCCGTCGAACTCGAGATCCACACTCCGGAAAATGCGTTGGTCATCATGGCAGCGGCACGGCCGCGGGCCACGCTCACACGAGTGTGAATCGCTCCAGTACCACCCGAGTGTCGTCGTTCACGGTGAAGTTCGGATCTCCCAGTTCCTCGCGAACCTCGGCCGATTGCCAGAATCTTTGGTGTCCGGCTCGCCACTGCGCCACATCGGCGTAACCTTCACCCTCGTCGAGGGCGTGCTGCAGCGAAACAACCTTCAGTGCAACGACATCGACGGCAGTGGTCTCGATGATCCCCACCGTCCGGCCCGCCGAGTCGATCACCGCACCGCGTTGGCCGACCTTCGGCAACTCTTCGTCGGTGTACTGGACCACCAGACTTGCCGTCGTGGTCTTGGCACCGGACAGGACGGCCGCAACCAGGGCGTCCCGCAAGGGACCCGGGTATGCGAATTCGACAATCGGTAGATCGGTCACTCACACATCATATTTCGAGATCGGTCCACACCAGTCGATGGTCCGAGGGATGCTCCGGCTGGTCCGGCCAGTACACCTGAGAGTCGACCACCGTCAGATCGTCCGACGGCAGCACGTAGTCCACGCGAAGGTCACCCGGCGTCGGATCTGCGAAATCGGCTGTGTCCGTCCCATGTCCATCGGACATGGGGGCCGGATCCTGAACCCGTGGGAGATCGAGAACCTGCGCGATGGCACCCGCAACCGAATCGCCGTCGACCGGATCGCTGTTCTGGTCACCCAGCATCACGAACGAGGCACCCTGTTCCAACCCGCCGCGCACGCCTCTGTCGTCGTACAGGTAATCCGCGCCCGAGATGTAGTCGGCACTGAGCCGGATCTCGTCGTGGTTGCGTTTGCCGTTGCGGTTCTCGGGACCATCGAAAGACGGGGGAGTGGGGTGCGAGGCCAGTACGTGCAGCGTCTTGCCGTTCACGTCGATCGGCACGTCCCAATGCGATTTGCTGGACAGACGCAGAGCGTCGGACACCTCTCCGTAATAGTCGCGCGGCAGCAGGGAATCCGGCATGTCCTTCCACAGGAAGTTCTGGAACGTGCGTACCGAATCGGTCGCGATCGGATACTTCGAGTACACGACCATGCCGTACTGACCTGGGAATTGCCCGAATCCCCAGGCATCGCCCGGACCGCCGAGCGCGCCGTCCCTGTCCAGGTCGAGTCCCGAGTCGACCCCGGTGTTCACGGGCGCAGTGAAGGAGTACGGGTACTGCTTGTCCAGATAGTTGTCGTTGAAGAGCCTCACCGCATCGTCACCCGAGTAATCGAACTCGTTGACCAACAACACATCCGGCGAGTTCGCCGAGATCACATCGGCCGCCGCGCGGGCCTGAGCATTCTCGCCCTGCAGGTCGGTCACCAACTGCCCGGCCGCTGATCGATTGAGGCTCGCATTGAACGTCGCGACCCGAATGCTCGACGGTTCCTCGGGGGCCGGGTCCGCAGCGGTTGGATTCACAGAGGAGCAACCGGCGGCCATGAAAGCGAGGGTAACGGTGACGGCTGCGAGTCTCGACATTTTCACAGTCGTCACCGTAGGGACGGCAAGCGAACGTAAGGTTACGAATTAACAAGCAAGCGTGCTTGCTTTTTTCTCGTGCCTTTGTGAAGCTGGACCCATGGCAGACCTCGACACACTCGTCGGCGACCTCCGTGCCGAGGGCGACGACCTCGATGCGCTCGTCGCCGAACTGACATCAGAGCTGTGGGCGGCACCGACACCGGCCGAGGGCTGGACGATCGCACACCAGATCGCACATCTGTCCTGGACGGATCACGTCGCGGAGCGAACCACGTCCGCAGCATCGGGCGATGCCGCGGCCAAGGAGGAGTTCGCTCTCACTTTGAAGAAAGCGTGGGAAAACCCCACCGGTTTCGTCGACGAGGCTGCGGAGGAAGAAGCTCGCAATCCCGAACTACTGACCATCTGGCGTACCCGACGCCACGCCATGACCGATGCTCTGGTGCAGGTACCGCCCGGAACCAAGATCGACTGGTTCGGACCCCCGATGAGTGCGGCGTCCATGGCCACTGCGCGCCTGATGGAGACCTGGGCCCACGGCCAGGATGTCGCCGACGCACTGGGCGTCTCCCGTGTGCCCACCGACCGGATCCGCGGGGTCGCGCACATCGGAGTCCGTACAAGGGATTTCGCCTACGCGGTCAATCAGCAGACACCTCCCATCGAACAGTTCCGCGTCGAACTCAGCGCGCCCTCGGGTGAGCTATGGACCTGGGGCCCCGAAGACGCCGCGCAGCGCGTGAGCGGATCGGCGCTCGACTTCTGCCTCCTCGTGACCCAGCGTGCTCATCGCGACACCCTCGACGTCACTGCCGAGGGATCCGACGCCGCGCACTGGCTCACCATCGCCCAAGCCTTCGCAGGCCCTCCAGGATCGGGACGAGAGAAAGCATGACCGTACGAATCGGCAACTGTTCGGGCTTCTACGGAGACCGCCTCTCGGCCATGCGCGAGATGCTCGAGGGCGGCGAACTCGACTACCTCACCGGCGATTACCTCGCCGAGCTCACGATGCTCATCCTCGGCCGCGACCGGATGAAGGATGCGACCCGTGGCTACGCCAAAACCTTTCTGCGCCAGGCCGAGGATTGCCTGGGACTGGCACTCGACAAGGGTGTCAAGATCGTCGCCAACGCCGGTGGTCTGAATCCACGTGGCTTGGCCGAGGCGCTGGAGAAGCTCGACTCCGGTGCCAACATCGCGTATGTCGATGGCGACGACCTTCTCGGCAGGGCGGCCGAACTAGGCCTCGGCAACCCGCTGACCGCAAATGCCTACCTCGGCGCGTGGGGCATCGTGGAATGCTTGAACTCCGGTGCCGACGTCGTGGTCACCGGGCGCGTCACCGATGCCAGCGTGATCGTGGGACCCGCTGCGGCGCACTTCGGTTGGACGCCGACCGACTACGACGCCCTGGCCGGTGCCGTGATCGCCGGACATGTCATCGAGTGCGGAACTCAGGCGACGGGCGGGAACTACTCGTTCTTCACCGAGATCGCGGACATGTCTCGGCCGGGCTTCCCGATCGCCGAGATCGAGTCCGACGGTTCGTCCGTCATCACCAAGCACGAGGGCACCGGTGGGGCTGTCAGCGTCGGCACTGTGACCGCTCAGCTGCTGTACGAAATCACCGGCGGCCGCTACGCGAACCCCGATGTCACCGCGCGGATCGATTCAGCGATCCTGGCGCAGGAGTCCAGCGATCGGGTGTCCATCACCGGCGTGACCGGCGAAGCGCCGCCGCCCACCTACAAGGTCTCGCTCAATGCGCTCGGCGGCTTCCGCAACGAATTCACGATGGTGCTCACCGGCCTCGACATCGAGGCCAAAGCGGCACTGGCACAACGGCAATTCGAGTCCTGGCTCACGGCCCGTCCGACCGAATTGGACTGGACCCTGGTGCGTACCGACAAGCCGGACGCCGAGACGGAAGAGACGGCCAGCGCCTTGCTGCGCTGCGTGGCCCGCGACAGCAACCCCGACGCCGTCGGACGTCAGTTCTCGGCGGTTGCAGTCGAACTCGCACTGGCGAGCTACCCCGGATTCTCGGTGACCGCACCGCCGGGAAATGGAGCGCCGTACGGAGTGTTCACGGCAGGTTTCGTCGACGCGAACCAGGTGCCGCACGTTGCGCATCTCGCCGACGGCACCGAAAGCGCCATCGCACCGTCGACGGACACGCGGGCGTTGGAACCCCTCGATGAACCGACGCTCCCGGCACCGAGAGCAGCCGAAGCGACCATCCGACTACCACTGGGAACCGTCGCCGCGGCCCGAAGCGGCGACAAGGGCGGCAACGCCAACGTCGGAGTCTGGGTCCGCACCGACGACGAATTCTCCTGGCTCGTCCACGCATTGACGGTCGAGACCCTGAAAGAGATGTTGCCCGAGGCAGAGCAACTCACCGTCACCCGGCACGTGCTGCCGAATCTGCGGGCCGTGAACTTCGTCATCGAGGGCATCCTCGGCCAAGGCGTGGCATCGCAGGCCAGGTTCGATCCACAGGCCAAGGGGCTCGGTGAATGGCTGCGGTCGCGGCACATCGACATCCCCGAAACGATTGCTTACAAAGGAGAACTCGGATGAGCATCTGGACGACGCCCGAGCGTCAGCAGCTTCGCAAGACCGTCCGTAGCTTCGTCGAGCAGGACATCGCGCCGCACATGAATCAGTGGGAGACCGACGGCGAGATCCCGCGCGATCTGCACAAGAAGGCGGCAGCTCTCGGTTTGATCGGTGCCGGCTTTCCCGAGGAGGTCGGCGGGGACGGCGGAGACCTGGCCGACGCGGTCGTGATCTGCGAGGAGATGCATCAGGCCGGTGCATCGGGCGGACTGTTCGCATCGCTGTTCACCAGCGGAATCGCGTTGCCGCACTTGGTTGCCGCGGGTGACGCCGACCAGATCGAGAAGTGGGTGCGGCCCACGCTGGCCGGCGAGAAGATCGGATCGCTCGCGATCACCGAGCCCGGTGGCGGCTCCGACGTCGGCCACCTCAGGACGAAGGCTGTCAGGGATGGCGAGCACTACGTCGTCAACGGATCGAAGACGTACATCACCTCCGGGTGTCGAGCCGATTTTGTCGTCACCGCGGTCCGCACCGGCGGCGAGGGTGCGGCCGGTGTCTCGCTGCTCGTCATCGAGAAGGGCACACCCGGGTTCGAGGTCACCAGCAAGCTCGACAAGATGGGCTGGCGCGCATCCGATACCGCCGAGCTCTCGTTCGTCGACGCTCGCGTGCCGGTGAGCAACCTGGTCGGTGCCGAGAACAGTGGCTTCGCGCAGATCGCGCAGGCGTTTCTCACCGAGCGCATCGCACTCGCGGCCCAGGCCTACGCCAGCGCGCAACGGTGCCTCGATCTCACTCTGCAGTGGGTCCGCGATCGGGAGACGTTCGGAAAGCCGCTCATCGCACGGCAATCCGTACAGAACACCGTCACCGAGATGGCGCGCAAGATCGACATCGCCCGCGTCTACACCCGTTCCCTCGTCGAGCGGTCCTTGCAGGAGAACCAGGACTTCATCGCCGAGGTCTGCTTCGCGAAGAACACCGCCGTCGAATCCGGAGAATGGGTCGCCAATCAGGCGGTACAACTCTTCGGTGGACTCGGCTACATGCGCGAGAGCGAAGTCGAGCGTCAGTACCGTGACATGCGCATCCTCGGTATCGGCGGCGGAACCACCGAAATCCTCACCGGACTGGCAGCAAAACGATTGGGGTACCAGGCATGAGCGTGCTGAAGTCCACCCTCGACACCGCATCGGAACAGTTCACCGGTGCCACCGAGGCCATGAACACCAAACTCGCCGAGATCGACGCCGAACACGACAAGGCTCTCCTCGGCGGCGGCGAAAAGTACGTGGCGCGGCACAAGAAGCGCGGCAAGCTACTTGCCCGCGAGCGTATCGAGCTGTTGATCGACGAGGACTCCGCGTTTCTCGAACTCTGCCCACTTGCAGCCTGGGGCAGCGACTTTCCTGTCGGGGCCAGCACCGTCATGGGCATCGGCGTCGTGTGCGGAGTCGAGTGCCTCATCGTCGCCAACGATCCGACGGTCCGCGGTGGAGCCAGCAACCCGTGGACTCTCAAGAAGGGGTTCCGCGGCAACGACATTGCGACCCAGAACCGACTGCCGGTGATCTCCCTGGTCGAATCCGGCGGTGCCGATCTGCCGACCCAGAAGGAGGTGTTCATCCCCGGCGGACGCATGTTCCGCGATCTGACGCAGCTGTCGGCTGCGGGCATTCCCACGATCGCGTTGGTGTTCGGTAACTCCACTGCCGGCGGCGCGTACATTCCCGGGATGTCCGATCACGTGGTCATGATCAAGGAACAATCCAAAGTGTTCCTCGCCGGCCCGCCGCTGGTGAAGATGGCCACCGGTGAGGACTCCGACGACGAGTCGCTCGGCGGGGCCGAGATGCATGCCCGAAAGTCCGGTCTCGCAGACTATTTCGCCGTCGACGAACAGGATGCCATCCGTATCGGACGCAGCATCGTCTCCCGGTTGAACTGGAAGAAGAAGGGCCCGGAGCCGCGCGCCGAGATCATCGAGCCGCTGGCCGACCCCGAGGATCTGCTCGGCATCGTCACTACCGACCTGAAGATCCCGTTCGACCCCCGCGAGGTGATCGCCCGCATCGTCGACGGCTCCGATTTCGACGAATTCAAGCCCATGTACGGCGGCTCGCTCGTCACCGGATGGGCCGAGCTGCACGGCTATCCCATCGGCATCCTGGCCAATGCACGCGGTGTGCTGTTCAGCGAGGAATCGCAGAAGGCGACGCAGTTCATCCAGCTCGCCAACCGGTCGAACACGCCACTGTTGTTCCTGCACAACACCACCGGGTACATGGTCGGCAAGGAATACGAGGAAGGCGGGATGATCAAGCACGGCTCGATGATGATCAACGCCGTCTCCAACTCGACGGTTCCGCACATCTCGATCCTGCTCGGTGCGTCCTACGGTGCCGGTCACTACGGCATGTGCGGCCGCGCCTTCGACCCGCGATTCCTGTTCGCCTGGCCGTCGAGCAAATCTGCCGTCATGGGCGGCGCGCAACTCGCCGGTGTCATCTCCATCGTCGGACGCGCCGCTGCCGAGGCCCGCGGTCAGGCATTCGACGCAGAGGCCGATGCCGGCATGCGCGCGATGATCGAGGCACAGATCGAAGCCGAGTCGCTGCCCATGTTCCTCTCCGGACGCCTCTACGACGACGGCGTCATCGATCCTCGTGATACCCGCACGGTAGTGGGAATGTGCCTGTCGGCCATCGCCTCTGCCCCGATCGAAGGCACCGCCAACTTCGGTGTCTTCCGGATGTGAAGCCATGACAGTATCGTCCGTCCTCGTAGCCAACCGCGGCGAAATTGCCCGCCGCGTCTTCACCACCTGCCGCGCCGAAGGCATCGACACCGTCGCGGTGTTCTCCGACGCAGACGCCAACTCCCCGCACGTGCGCGAGGCGGACTCCGCTGTGCGCCTACCCGGCAACAGCTCGTCGGAGACCTACCTTCGTGGCGACCTCGTCATCGCCGCCGCGGTACACGCCGGGGCCGACGCTGTGCACCCGGGATACGGATTCCTCTCCGAGAACGCGGAATTCGCCCGACAGGTACTCGACGCCGGCTTGACGTGGATCGGGCCGCCGGTCAAGGCCATCGAGCTGATGGGCTCGAAGGTCGAGTCCAAGAAGATGATGGCCGACGCCGGAGTGCCGGTACTGATGCAGCTCGATCCCGAGTCCGTCACCGAGAACGAACTCCCGGTGCTGATCAAAGCCTCCGCTGGTGGCGGTGGTCGCGGTATGC
The nucleotide sequence above comes from Rhodococcoides fascians A25f. Encoded proteins:
- a CDS encoding endonuclease/exonuclease/phosphatase family protein codes for the protein MSRLAAVTVTLAFMAAGCSSVNPTAADPAPEEPSSIRVATFNASLNRSAAGQLVTDLQGENAQARAAADVISANSPDVLLVNEFDYSGDDAVRLFNDNYLDKQYPYSFTAPVNTGVDSGLDLDRDGALGGPGDAWGFGQFPGQYGMVVYSKYPIATDSVRTFQNFLWKDMPDSLLPRDYYGEVSDALRLSSKSHWDVPIDVNGKTLHVLASHPTPPSFDGPENRNGKRNHDEIRLSADYISGADYLYDDRGVRGGLEQGASFVMLGDQNSDPVDGDSVAGAIAQVLDLPRVQDPAPMSDGHGTDTADFADPTPGDLRVDYVLPSDDLTVVDSQVYWPDQPEHPSDHRLVWTDLEI
- a CDS encoding acyclic terpene utilization AtuA family protein; this encodes MTVRIGNCSGFYGDRLSAMREMLEGGELDYLTGDYLAELTMLILGRDRMKDATRGYAKTFLRQAEDCLGLALDKGVKIVANAGGLNPRGLAEALEKLDSGANIAYVDGDDLLGRAAELGLGNPLTANAYLGAWGIVECLNSGADVVVTGRVTDASVIVGPAAAHFGWTPTDYDALAGAVIAGHVIECGTQATGGNYSFFTEIADMSRPGFPIAEIESDGSSVITKHEGTGGAVSVGTVTAQLLYEITGGRYANPDVTARIDSAILAQESSDRVSITGVTGEAPPPTYKVSLNALGGFRNEFTMVLTGLDIEAKAALAQRQFESWLTARPTELDWTLVRTDKPDAETEETASALLRCVARDSNPDAVGRQFSAVAVELALASYPGFSVTAPPGNGAPYGVFTAGFVDANQVPHVAHLADGTESAIAPSTDTRALEPLDEPTLPAPRAAEATIRLPLGTVAAARSGDKGGNANVGVWVRTDDEFSWLVHALTVETLKEMLPEAEQLTVTRHVLPNLRAVNFVIEGILGQGVASQARFDPQAKGLGEWLRSRHIDIPETIAYKGELG
- a CDS encoding acyl-CoA carboxylase subunit beta: MSVLKSTLDTASEQFTGATEAMNTKLAEIDAEHDKALLGGGEKYVARHKKRGKLLARERIELLIDEDSAFLELCPLAAWGSDFPVGASTVMGIGVVCGVECLIVANDPTVRGGASNPWTLKKGFRGNDIATQNRLPVISLVESGGADLPTQKEVFIPGGRMFRDLTQLSAAGIPTIALVFGNSTAGGAYIPGMSDHVVMIKEQSKVFLAGPPLVKMATGEDSDDESLGGAEMHARKSGLADYFAVDEQDAIRIGRSIVSRLNWKKKGPEPRAEIIEPLADPEDLLGIVTTDLKIPFDPREVIARIVDGSDFDEFKPMYGGSLVTGWAELHGYPIGILANARGVLFSEESQKATQFIQLANRSNTPLLFLHNTTGYMVGKEYEEGGMIKHGSMMINAVSNSTVPHISILLGASYGAGHYGMCGRAFDPRFLFAWPSSKSAVMGGAQLAGVISIVGRAAAEARGQAFDAEADAGMRAMIEAQIEAESLPMFLSGRLYDDGVIDPRDTRTVVGMCLSAIASAPIEGTANFGVFRM
- a CDS encoding ASCH domain-containing protein, translating into MTDLPIVEFAYPGPLRDALVAAVLSGAKTTTASLVVQYTDEELPKVGQRGAVIDSAGRTVGIIETTAVDVVALKVVSLQHALDEGEGYADVAQWRAGHQRFWQSAEVREELGDPNFTVNDDTRVVLERFTLV
- a CDS encoding acyl-CoA dehydrogenase family protein, with the translated sequence MSIWTTPERQQLRKTVRSFVEQDIAPHMNQWETDGEIPRDLHKKAAALGLIGAGFPEEVGGDGGDLADAVVICEEMHQAGASGGLFASLFTSGIALPHLVAAGDADQIEKWVRPTLAGEKIGSLAITEPGGGSDVGHLRTKAVRDGEHYVVNGSKTYITSGCRADFVVTAVRTGGEGAAGVSLLVIEKGTPGFEVTSKLDKMGWRASDTAELSFVDARVPVSNLVGAENSGFAQIAQAFLTERIALAAQAYASAQRCLDLTLQWVRDRETFGKPLIARQSVQNTVTEMARKIDIARVYTRSLVERSLQENQDFIAEVCFAKNTAVESGEWVANQAVQLFGGLGYMRESEVERQYRDMRILGIGGGTTEILTGLAAKRLGYQA
- a CDS encoding HNH endonuclease signature motif containing protein gives rise to the protein MTTPARSRFAAYLGPQSKPYIAPASLAEMRDVTILENQACARKVALAAAIWDTCIHQNVLVGDVIQDAGNYAASEIAHVLGCSKTVANTYAEVGMDLRLRLPSIAAAFEAGELDLPRVRAIYRCTHNLTQDAAAAVEGEVLRAARRLPPGPLATEIWSIMYRIAPEQAAALRNDLERHTNVTYTDKDVLSTLKADLTAADAAAAWQLINEMAATVCRRDPRTRGQKRAAAYVALLQQESSMECMCEPDDDNPCTADTARPDRRAPLTVITVDLATLAGLLSDPAHLAGHGTIDAEYARELADNAHWQILLTEARNLAEALGYGEDLESLIDLETDTGTGTDTDTDTDDKGAESRADSGSSRMNHSGSRGDQKKSRGSKVRKTKNSRSEGSGSHMMFHPLGRGRRRDGAAIPCPPRSQTSAPPPRNSCVVTPYRGTYTFVAELEAAIAADPTLGLALHPDGHGGLLLPPPGALVYRPTVSLAERIRYRDRTCRHPGCDVAAQQCEIDHIVPYFHRDPATGGWTIDTNLHCLCRYHHSLKTMGLWTPVMLADGVEFWVSNAGTTAITVPGTTQLADLSHLPAVYRRPKGQAMQADTSGFGIVQPQPAPVPTSASDGDPPPF
- a CDS encoding TIGR03084 family metal-binding protein is translated as MADLDTLVGDLRAEGDDLDALVAELTSELWAAPTPAEGWTIAHQIAHLSWTDHVAERTTSAASGDAAAKEEFALTLKKAWENPTGFVDEAAEEEARNPELLTIWRTRRHAMTDALVQVPPGTKIDWFGPPMSAASMATARLMETWAHGQDVADALGVSRVPTDRIRGVAHIGVRTRDFAYAVNQQTPPIEQFRVELSAPSGELWTWGPEDAAQRVSGSALDFCLLVTQRAHRDTLDVTAEGSDAAHWLTIAQAFAGPPGSGREKA
- a CDS encoding glycosyltransferase family 39 protein — its product is MTAQIDRPAAIPPSHARQPSWQDTWWYRRRHLLGLLILLAATATLYLWNLTASGYANTFYAAAVQAGTKDWTAWFFGSLDSENFITVDKPPAALWVMGLSARLFGFSSFSLLLPQALMGVAAVATVYASVKRVANPTAGLLAGFTLASVPAAALMFDFDNPDALLVLLMTLGGYFVVRSLQTSAGRRAAMWLAFAGVALGFAFLTKMLQGLLVLPAFGLTYLVAGQAQLRARLLHLVGAFAALIAAAGWWVVTVQLWPESARPYIGGSTDNTVMDLVLGYNGLGRIFGNTGGGGMEAPAGMSAGAAGSSFGGSTGLDRLFGSEMGIQISWLIPAALVALVFGLIARGRAPRTDLLRASLILWGGWFLVTALIFSYMSGTIHPYYTVALAPALAGMIGTGGYALWLRRESIWGRAGMAAMMIAAGTWSWVLLHRNADWLPALKWILLAGTIVAAVMILLAGRYRKLTAAALILGAVAGLGGGASYAIATTTNAHSGSIPTAGPTGAVTDGGMGGGAPGETRAGEMPSGEMPSGEMPSGAMPSGSAPDGTAAGVAADAADLPAGFGTGDGATAGGTGGMGGMGGESNEELTTLLESTSTTWSAAVNGSQSAAGYELASDTAVMAIGGWSGDPAPTLDEFIQYVSNHEVAYYVSGGMGGGMARGGMGGDSTSTSSQIQEWVEANFTASTVGSATVYDLSTYTG